The following are from one region of the Haloactinomyces albus genome:
- a CDS encoding ABC transporter permease, which yields MSVAAKTVARTPSRASAVGRLVGRRLAFAVPVLGIVSFGVFLLAAASPFDPIHQYYGVQIFNASAEDVARVREQLGLDDPVLVQFRDWLFGVLSGDLGVSRSMRQPVAQVVAERLPWTLLLAVTGLALAVVIALAAGTVAAWRQGGWFDRFITAIGHALEGVPPFVLALLSIAVFSLGLGWLPVAGLTDAGSALSFGQVAEHLALPALVLGVSQSPWLVLHVRQSMLSSLAEDHVTGARSRGLSERVVVLRHALPTALLPFVTLIGARIPELVTGTVLVEEIFSWPGLAAAVVTAAKSVDYPLLAVLTLMATVAVLLGSLLADVAAVLLDPRVSADG from the coding sequence GTGAGCGTGGCAGCGAAGACGGTCGCCCGCACCCCCTCGCGCGCATCGGCGGTGGGGCGTCTGGTCGGGCGCAGGCTCGCTTTCGCCGTTCCCGTCCTGGGAATCGTCTCGTTCGGCGTGTTCCTGCTCGCGGCGGCTTCGCCGTTCGACCCGATCCACCAGTACTACGGCGTGCAGATCTTCAACGCTTCCGCCGAGGACGTGGCGCGTGTCCGCGAGCAACTCGGTCTGGACGATCCGGTGCTGGTGCAGTTCCGGGACTGGCTGTTCGGAGTGCTCTCCGGCGATCTGGGGGTATCCCGGTCCATGCGGCAACCCGTCGCGCAGGTGGTGGCCGAGCGGTTGCCGTGGACACTGCTGCTGGCGGTGACGGGGCTGGCCCTCGCGGTGGTGATCGCGTTGGCCGCGGGCACGGTCGCCGCCTGGCGGCAGGGCGGCTGGTTCGACCGGTTCATCACCGCCATCGGACACGCGCTGGAGGGGGTTCCTCCGTTCGTCCTGGCACTGTTGTCGATTGCGGTGTTCTCCCTGGGGTTGGGGTGGCTGCCGGTGGCCGGGCTCACCGACGCGGGCAGCGCGCTGAGCTTCGGTCAGGTCGCCGAGCATCTGGCCCTGCCCGCGTTGGTCCTCGGTGTGTCGCAGTCCCCGTGGCTGGTCCTGCACGTGCGGCAGTCGATGTTGAGTTCGCTGGCCGAAGACCACGTCACCGGGGCGAGATCGCGGGGACTGAGTGAGCGGGTCGTCGTGCTGCGGCACGCGTTGCCGACGGCGTTGCTGCCGTTCGTGACGCTGATCGGCGCGCGCATTCCGGAACTGGTCACCGGTACCGTCCTTGTGGAGGAGATCTTCTCCTGGCCGGGGCTGGCCGCTGCCGTGGTCACGGCTGCCAAGTCGGTGGACTACCCGTTGCTGGCGGTGCTGACGCTGATGGCCACTGTCGCCGTGTTGCTGGGCTCGTTGTTGGCCGATGTCGCCGCCGTGCTCCTCGACCCGAGGGTGAGTGCCGATGGTTGA
- a CDS encoding ABC transporter substrate-binding protein — MTTSLATLALAGCSTPTRDRGNDPGSMLLADGYEPDSLNPLLGYAHAGAAKFYDGLMSFDGNGSLLPALAAEPPQSTPDARSWTVKLRRGVTFHDGTPFDAEDVVATYRAAIDPAYASTVSSDYAMLADVTAVDAHTVRFDLNIPYAPWPARMVLGIVPKEKLAEPAPLTDSELNTAPVGTGPYRLVEWRQGERMVWEGNPDHWDGKPRIGRITVVFATDDNTRAQRVQAGEFDGTVLPPLLADRLGGNGYRTVHHRTADYRSITLPSEHPVTGDPAIRMALNHAANREGMLQALLGGHGKPAYTPMPPSMERFHEPTARFDFDRQRAERILDDAGWRPGSDGVRRRGGQRARFTLMYFADDSLRKQLARAFASDAAAVGVEVRIAGVDRTAAAERIGTDAIVLGSGNPLDPDLQMYSGLHSSVIGTGTYNNPARYRNARVDEALDGGRRALDPAERARFYKQAQKAFVADPGLVYLAFIDHSYVLRTGVWTGYEPVVEPHTHGTTWGPWWNVEDWKPAR; from the coding sequence ATGACCACGTCCCTGGCCACGCTGGCGCTGGCCGGTTGCTCGACGCCGACCCGGGACCGCGGCAACGATCCCGGATCGATGCTGCTCGCCGACGGCTACGAACCGGACAGCCTCAACCCGCTGCTGGGTTATGCCCACGCGGGGGCGGCGAAGTTCTACGACGGGCTGATGTCCTTCGACGGCAACGGATCACTGCTGCCCGCGCTGGCCGCCGAGCCACCGCAGTCCACACCGGATGCACGGAGCTGGACGGTCAAACTCCGGCGCGGAGTCACTTTCCACGACGGGACTCCCTTCGATGCCGAAGACGTGGTGGCCACCTACCGGGCGGCCATCGATCCGGCGTACGCTTCCACGGTCAGCTCCGACTACGCCATGCTCGCCGACGTCACGGCCGTTGACGCGCACACCGTGCGCTTCGACCTCAACATCCCCTACGCGCCGTGGCCCGCCAGGATGGTGCTCGGCATCGTGCCGAAGGAAAAGCTGGCCGAACCCGCTCCCCTGACGGACTCCGAGCTCAATACCGCACCGGTCGGCACCGGCCCGTATCGGCTCGTCGAGTGGCGCCAGGGTGAGCGGATGGTCTGGGAAGGCAACCCGGACCACTGGGACGGAAAGCCCCGTATCGGCAGGATCACGGTGGTCTTCGCCACCGACGACAACACCCGTGCTCAACGGGTGCAGGCGGGCGAGTTCGACGGCACCGTGCTGCCGCCGCTGCTGGCCGACCGCCTCGGTGGGAACGGATACCGCACCGTGCATCACCGGACCGCCGACTACCGCAGCATCACCCTGCCCAGCGAGCATCCGGTCACCGGAGATCCCGCGATCAGGATGGCGCTGAACCATGCGGCCAACCGCGAGGGCATGCTCCAGGCGTTGCTGGGTGGCCACGGCAAACCCGCCTATACGCCGATGCCGCCGTCGATGGAGCGGTTCCACGAGCCCACCGCGCGATTCGATTTCGACCGGCAACGGGCCGAGCGGATCCTGGACGATGCGGGATGGCGCCCCGGCTCCGACGGGGTTCGCCGACGCGGTGGTCAGCGAGCACGGTTCACGCTCATGTACTTCGCCGACGACAGCCTGCGCAAGCAGCTCGCTCGCGCCTTCGCCTCGGACGCGGCGGCCGTCGGTGTGGAGGTACGGATAGCCGGAGTGGACCGCACGGCGGCAGCGGAGCGCATCGGCACCGACGCCATCGTGCTCGGGAGTGGCAATCCGCTGGATCCCGACCTGCAGATGTATTCCGGCCTGCACTCCTCGGTGATCGGCACCGGTACGTACAACAATCCGGCCCGATACCGCAACGCGCGGGTGGACGAGGCACTCGACGGCGGACGGCGGGCCCTCGATCCCGCCGAGCGCGCCCGGTTCTACAAACAGGCCCAGAAGGCCTTCGTGGCCGATCCGGGGCTGGTCTACCTGGCCTTCATCGACCACAGCTATGTGCTGCGCACCGGCGTCTGGACCGGCTACGAGCCGGTCGTGGAACCGCACACGCACGGCACCACCTGGGGACCGTGGTGGAACGTCGAGGACTGGAAACCGGCGCGGTGA
- a CDS encoding carbon-nitrogen hydrolase family protein: MRIALCQIVSTPDPEANLELVAGGVRRAAEAGAELAVFPEATMACFGVPLGPLAQPLDGPWAGEVRRLAADAGITVIAGMFTPTSDGRVTNTMLVTGPALDTHYDKIHLYDAFGFTESRTVAAGEQPLTAELGGTTIGVTTCYDIRFPGLYTTLAEQGASIIVIPASWGAGEGKREQWELLVRARALDSTSWIVACGQADPRSVDREPSSKAPTGIGYSTVATPLGVLHEQLADSPDVLVVDLDPAEAEQARRTLPVLANRRF, translated from the coding sequence GTGCGGATCGCGCTGTGTCAGATCGTGTCGACCCCGGACCCGGAGGCGAATCTGGAGCTGGTCGCAGGCGGTGTGCGCCGGGCTGCCGAAGCCGGTGCCGAACTCGCGGTGTTTCCGGAAGCCACGATGGCCTGCTTCGGCGTGCCGCTCGGCCCGCTCGCCCAGCCACTGGACGGTCCCTGGGCAGGCGAAGTGCGGCGATTGGCCGCGGATGCGGGGATCACCGTCATCGCGGGCATGTTCACCCCCACCTCCGACGGGCGCGTCACGAACACGATGCTGGTCACCGGACCGGCACTCGACACGCACTATGACAAGATCCACCTTTACGACGCCTTCGGATTCACCGAATCCCGGACCGTCGCCGCGGGCGAGCAGCCGCTGACCGCCGAGCTGGGTGGCACCACGATCGGCGTCACCACCTGCTATGACATCCGCTTTCCCGGGTTGTACACGACCCTGGCCGAGCAGGGCGCCTCGATCATCGTCATTCCGGCCTCGTGGGGCGCGGGCGAGGGCAAGCGCGAGCAGTGGGAACTGCTGGTGCGGGCTCGCGCGCTGGACTCGACATCCTGGATCGTGGCCTGTGGCCAGGCCGACCCGCGCAGCGTGGACCGGGAGCCGAGCAGCAAGGCGCCGACCGGCATCGGTTACAGCACCGTGGCCACCCCGCTCGGTGTGCTCCACGAGCAGTTGGCCGACTCACCCGACGTTCTCGTCGTCGACCTCGACCCGGCGGAAGCCGAGCAGGCCCGCCGCACCCTGCCCGTCCTGGCCAACCGACGGTTCTGA
- the nadC gene encoding carboxylating nicotinate-nucleotide diphosphorylase, translating into MVAADLDPAETQALVRAALAEDLRYGADATTEATVPADSVADAAFNTRHAGVLAGLPLVLLVLDEVLGVDGYEIVSVRADGDGVEPDTEVLRLRAPVRGLLTAERTALNLLCHLSGIATATAAWVTAVDGTGCRIRDSRKTLPGLRLLQKYAVRCGGGVNHRLGLGDAVLIKDNHVVAAGSVAAALRACRKHAPDLPLEVEVSTLDELAEVLAEGAESVLLDNFTPEGCAAAVRRTTETSPRTELEASGGLSLEVARAYAETGVHYLAVGGLTHSAPGLDIGLDM; encoded by the coding sequence CTGGTCGCGGCGGATCTGGATCCGGCCGAAACGCAGGCGCTGGTGCGTGCCGCGCTCGCCGAGGACCTGCGGTACGGCGCGGATGCCACCACGGAGGCGACCGTGCCCGCCGACTCCGTCGCCGATGCCGCTTTCAACACCCGCCATGCGGGCGTTCTCGCCGGGTTGCCGCTGGTGCTGCTCGTGCTGGACGAGGTGCTCGGTGTCGACGGCTACGAGATCGTCTCCGTGCGGGCCGACGGTGACGGAGTGGAGCCCGATACGGAGGTGCTGCGCCTGCGTGCGCCCGTGCGCGGGTTGCTCACCGCCGAGCGCACGGCGCTGAACCTGCTGTGCCACCTGTCCGGTATCGCCACGGCGACCGCTGCGTGGGTGACGGCAGTGGACGGTACCGGATGCCGAATCCGGGACAGCCGCAAGACGTTGCCGGGACTGCGCCTGCTGCAGAAGTACGCGGTGCGCTGCGGCGGTGGGGTCAACCACCGCCTGGGACTCGGCGACGCGGTGCTCATCAAGGACAACCACGTGGTCGCTGCCGGTTCGGTGGCAGCGGCACTACGTGCCTGCCGGAAGCATGCTCCGGACCTGCCACTGGAAGTCGAAGTGTCCACCCTGGACGAACTGGCGGAAGTGCTCGCCGAGGGCGCGGAATCGGTACTGCTGGACAACTTCACCCCGGAAGGGTGTGCGGCGGCTGTTCGGCGCACGACCGAGACCTCGCCGCGAACCGAGCTCGAGGCATCGGGCGGACTGTCCCTCGAGGTGGCGCGCGCCTACGCCGAAACCGGAGTGCACTATCTCGCCGTCGGCGGCCTGACCCATTCCGCACCCGGCCTCGATATCGGTTTGGACATGTAG
- a CDS encoding L-aspartate oxidase: MSWEAAADLVVVGTGVAGLTAALRARERGLRVLVVTKDVAPAGSTGWAQGGVAVVRPDEHDEGDSVHRHVRDTLEAGAGLCSRAAVRAILGDGADAVSRLRAAGARFDTATDGVLARTREGGHSAFRVIHAGGDATGSEVQRALGTAAADGGVPVLEQHCVVELVHGDSGALAGALVLDADGRPGVVHAPAVLLATGGLGQLYGATTNPEVATADGVALALRAGASVADLEFVQFHPTALYTPDGARGRRPLITEAVRGEGAVLIDAEGRRVMAGQHPLEDLAPRDVVSAAINRQLTETGATGTGGDCVYLDATVLGAGFADRFPTVYAACRAAGVDPVREPIPVTTAAHYSCGGVVSTVEGRTTVSGLYAAGETACTGLHGANRLASNSLLEGLVVGARAAEAVARDLRSGTLPRSAAGAGAAVVPAAAVTDRDLLQRTMSRYAGIGRTAAGMATASAELDRASVVRPLETRQAVEDSALTLTAQAVLAAADIRTESRGCHRRPDFPDTDDAHWQRSIVLRLDVSGWLIRTDAEEWGRAA, encoded by the coding sequence ATGAGCTGGGAGGCCGCGGCGGACCTGGTCGTCGTCGGCACCGGAGTCGCCGGGCTCACGGCCGCGCTCCGGGCGCGCGAACGGGGACTGCGGGTTCTGGTCGTGACCAAGGACGTGGCGCCTGCGGGCAGCACCGGCTGGGCACAGGGCGGTGTCGCCGTGGTGCGCCCGGACGAGCACGACGAGGGCGACAGTGTGCACCGGCATGTGCGGGACACGCTCGAGGCGGGCGCGGGACTGTGCTCGCGAGCGGCCGTGCGCGCGATCCTCGGCGACGGTGCCGACGCCGTCAGCCGCCTGCGCGCTGCCGGGGCGCGCTTCGACACTGCAACCGACGGCGTGCTCGCCCGCACCAGGGAGGGTGGCCACAGTGCCTTCCGGGTGATCCACGCGGGCGGGGATGCGACCGGATCCGAGGTGCAGCGCGCGCTCGGGACCGCCGCTGCCGACGGTGGCGTGCCGGTGCTGGAGCAGCACTGCGTGGTGGAGCTGGTGCACGGCGACAGCGGTGCCCTGGCCGGTGCGCTGGTGCTCGACGCGGACGGGCGGCCCGGTGTGGTGCACGCCCCGGCCGTGCTGCTGGCCACCGGTGGGCTCGGACAGCTCTACGGTGCGACCACCAACCCCGAGGTGGCCACGGCCGACGGTGTCGCACTGGCACTGCGGGCGGGGGCGTCGGTCGCCGATCTGGAGTTCGTCCAGTTCCATCCCACAGCGCTGTACACGCCGGATGGCGCGCGAGGAAGACGCCCGCTGATCACCGAGGCGGTGCGCGGCGAGGGTGCCGTGCTGATCGACGCCGAGGGGCGGCGTGTGATGGCCGGGCAGCATCCGCTGGAGGATCTCGCGCCCAGGGACGTCGTCTCGGCTGCCATCAACCGGCAGCTCACCGAGACCGGGGCCACCGGAACGGGTGGCGACTGTGTCTACCTGGATGCCACCGTACTCGGCGCCGGCTTCGCGGATCGATTCCCGACCGTGTATGCGGCGTGCCGTGCCGCCGGAGTGGATCCGGTCCGGGAACCGATCCCGGTGACGACCGCGGCGCACTACTCCTGCGGTGGCGTGGTGTCCACTGTAGAAGGTCGGACGACGGTTTCCGGGCTGTATGCGGCGGGTGAGACGGCCTGCACCGGTTTGCACGGTGCCAACCGGCTCGCCTCGAACAGCTTGCTGGAGGGGCTGGTCGTCGGTGCGCGAGCGGCGGAGGCCGTGGCGCGAGACCTGCGCAGTGGCACCCTCCCGCGTTCAGCGGCCGGTGCGGGGGCAGCCGTCGTTCCCGCTGCCGCGGTCACCGATCGTGACCTGCTGCAGCGCACGATGAGCCGGTACGCGGGCATCGGACGCACGGCCGCGGGCATGGCGACCGCCTCGGCGGAACTGGACCGCGCGAGCGTGGTTCGTCCGCTTGAGACTCGCCAGGCCGTGGAGGATTCGGCGCTGACGTTGACGGCACAGGCAGTACTGGCTGCGGCGGATATCCGTACCGAATCGCGGGGATGTCACCGCCGTCCCGATTTCCCGGACACCGACGATGCGCACTGGCAACGCAGTATCGTGCTGCGCCTGGACGTGTCCGGGTGGCTGATCCGCACCGACGCCGAGGAGTGGGGGAGAGCAGCGTGA
- the nadA gene encoding quinolinate synthase NadA produces the protein MAARAAATTENLSAGAGIGTVERTEAGYVGVQADAEWSREIRRLAEERDAVLLAHNYQLPEIQDVADHTGDSLALSRIAASSAASTIVFCGVHFMAETAKILSPDKTVLIPDERAGCSLADSITAEQLREWKATFTEAGRPAPTVVSYVNTTAEVKAETDICCTSSNAVDVVRSIPAEQDVLFCPDQFLGAHVKRETGRENLHIWAGECHVHAGINGPELADRAAANPEADLFIHPECGCATSALYLAGDGNLPEDRVKILSTGGMLDAARESAAQQNGPHSVLVATEVGMLHQLRNAAPEIDFQAVNDRASCRYMKMITPAALLRCLREGADEVDVPAEVAERGRGAVERMVTIGRPGGGE, from the coding sequence ATGGCCGCCAGAGCTGCCGCTACCACGGAGAACCTGTCCGCAGGGGCGGGTATCGGCACCGTGGAGCGGACCGAAGCGGGCTATGTCGGGGTCCAGGCGGATGCCGAGTGGAGCAGGGAGATCCGGCGTCTGGCCGAGGAGCGCGACGCCGTACTGCTCGCACACAACTATCAGCTTCCCGAAATCCAGGATGTCGCCGACCACACCGGCGACTCGCTGGCGTTGAGCCGGATCGCCGCGAGCAGTGCGGCGAGCACGATCGTGTTCTGCGGCGTGCACTTCATGGCCGAAACCGCCAAGATCCTCAGTCCGGACAAGACCGTGCTCATCCCCGACGAGCGTGCCGGGTGCTCGCTGGCCGATTCCATCACCGCCGAGCAGCTGCGCGAGTGGAAGGCTACCTTCACCGAGGCGGGCAGGCCCGCGCCCACGGTCGTGTCCTATGTGAACACGACCGCCGAGGTCAAAGCGGAAACGGACATCTGCTGCACCTCTTCCAACGCGGTGGACGTGGTGCGCTCGATCCCGGCCGAGCAGGACGTGCTGTTTTGCCCGGACCAATTTCTCGGTGCGCATGTCAAGCGTGAGACCGGCCGCGAGAACCTGCACATCTGGGCCGGAGAGTGCCATGTGCACGCCGGGATCAACGGCCCCGAACTGGCCGACAGGGCCGCGGCGAACCCCGAGGCGGATCTGTTCATCCACCCGGAATGCGGATGTGCGACATCGGCGCTGTACCTGGCCGGGGATGGCAACCTGCCGGAGGATCGGGTCAAGATCCTGTCCACCGGCGGGATGCTCGACGCGGCACGGGAAAGCGCAGCGCAGCAGAACGGTCCGCATTCCGTGCTGGTGGCCACCGAGGTCGGCATGCTGCACCAACTTCGCAATGCCGCCCCGGAGATCGACTTCCAAGCGGTCAACGACCGCGCTTCCTGCCGGTACATGAAGATGATCACTCCGGCAGCGCTGCTGCGCTGCCTGCGTGAGGGTGCCGACGAGGTCGACGTGCCCGCCGAGGTCGCCGAACGCGGGCGCGGAGCGGTCGAGCGGATGGTGACCATCGGCAGGCCGGGGGGCGGCGAATGA
- a CDS encoding NUDIX hydrolase — MVHPNTQPGTDHGDAGHEVLAGVLQIRNERLQVLLWQRAQGPHRYRWALPGGRLAATEDVEASIRRQLAEKVDVQELTHVEQLSVFSAPERVPGRRIVATAFLGLVPSNTDPEIPADTQWQPVGHLPATAFDHESIVLAARDRLRAKLSYTNIGFALAPAEFTLSELRGIYSAALDYRVAATNLQRVLSRRGALQATGRTVSAGPSGGRPPALFRFTSRDLQITDPFAVLRPPLH, encoded by the coding sequence GTGGTTCATCCTAACACGCAGCCCGGCACCGACCACGGCGACGCCGGTCACGAAGTCCTCGCGGGCGTACTGCAGATCCGCAACGAGCGGCTTCAGGTGCTGCTGTGGCAGCGAGCGCAGGGGCCGCACCGGTATCGCTGGGCACTGCCCGGAGGAAGACTCGCCGCCACCGAGGATGTCGAGGCATCGATCCGGCGCCAACTCGCCGAGAAGGTCGATGTCCAGGAACTGACCCACGTCGAACAGCTCTCCGTGTTCAGCGCTCCCGAGCGCGTTCCCGGCCGCCGGATCGTGGCCACCGCGTTCCTCGGCCTCGTTCCCTCCAACACCGACCCCGAAATTCCGGCGGACACCCAGTGGCAGCCGGTCGGGCACTTACCGGCGACAGCTTTCGACCACGAGTCGATCGTGCTCGCCGCCCGGGATCGCCTGCGCGCCAAGCTGTCCTACACCAACATCGGTTTCGCCCTGGCTCCTGCCGAGTTCACCCTCTCCGAACTTCGCGGTATCTACTCCGCGGCCCTGGACTACCGAGTGGCCGCTACCAACCTGCAACGGGTGCTCTCCCGGCGTGGCGCCCTCCAGGCCACCGGCCGGACGGTGTCCGCGGGCCCCAGCGGAGGCAGGCCGCCAGCGCTGTTCCGGTTCACCTCCCGTGATCTGCAGATCACCGACCCGTTCGCGGTACTGCGGCCACCGCTGCATTGA
- a CDS encoding LON peptidase substrate-binding domain-containing protein: MIETIPLFPLGTVLLPGSALSLHIFEARYRQLVVDLAKEVVPDHRFGVIGIKQGWEVGPDNVESMHDIGCSVVLDDIHQLPEGRYDISGTGEHRFRLLQIDTEAAPYLMARVEWLADTEPEQDSERLRDRLAASARAAHERYHSTGLRSEGHEAPPDVGADELAYVLAEDCVLSSEDRQNLLAETDPVARLRMVRKLLLREAELLRELRAVPAPLAEFAQHASEN, encoded by the coding sequence GTGATTGAGACGATCCCGTTGTTCCCGCTGGGTACGGTCCTGCTTCCCGGCAGCGCACTGTCGCTGCACATCTTCGAGGCGCGGTACCGCCAGCTCGTGGTCGATCTCGCCAAAGAAGTGGTACCCGACCACCGGTTCGGCGTGATCGGCATCAAGCAGGGCTGGGAGGTCGGCCCGGACAACGTCGAGTCGATGCACGACATCGGCTGCTCGGTGGTGCTGGATGACATACACCAGCTCCCCGAAGGACGCTACGACATCTCCGGGACGGGAGAGCACCGCTTCCGGTTGCTGCAAATCGACACCGAAGCCGCCCCGTATCTGATGGCCCGCGTCGAATGGCTCGCCGACACCGAGCCCGAACAGGACTCCGAACGTCTCCGGGATCGGCTCGCCGCGTCCGCCCGCGCGGCACACGAGCGCTACCACAGCACCGGCCTGCGCAGCGAAGGACACGAGGCTCCGCCGGATGTCGGGGCCGACGAGCTGGCCTACGTCCTGGCCGAGGACTGCGTGCTCAGCAGCGAGGACCGGCAGAACCTGCTCGCCGAAACCGACCCTGTGGCCCGGTTGCGAATGGTGCGCAAGCTCCTTCTCCGCGAAGCCGAGCTCCTGCGGGAACTGCGGGCGGTCCCGGCTCCGCTGGCCGAGTTCGCCCAGCACGCCAGCGAGAACTAG
- a CDS encoding DUF2567 domain-containing protein, translating to MPQGPVEAQGTRAMPMRVPPAEPQDDSPAVRPPRVQTSRVVVKAALLPALGVLLLVSLLGVPLGGLWSLLAPPQESVVAGGGELVPVLVESYHRFDALAIFLLLSSATGVLTGAALWMLRGRRGPLALIGAVLGSLLAAWLGMRLGVVLAAGAYPMPENPQAGDVVVVAPKLSNLTAVVCQPLAVALVYGLAASWNSLDDLGRRS from the coding sequence GTGCCGCAAGGACCGGTCGAGGCGCAGGGTACGCGTGCGATGCCGATGCGAGTACCACCCGCAGAGCCGCAGGATGACTCCCCTGCGGTTCGGCCGCCGCGGGTCCAGACTTCCCGGGTGGTGGTCAAGGCCGCTCTGTTGCCCGCGCTCGGCGTGTTGTTGCTGGTGTCCCTGCTCGGCGTGCCGCTGGGCGGGCTGTGGTCGCTGCTGGCTCCACCCCAGGAGAGCGTGGTGGCCGGCGGCGGCGAGTTGGTGCCGGTTCTGGTGGAGAGCTATCACCGTTTCGACGCCTTGGCGATCTTTCTGCTGCTGAGTTCGGCGACCGGAGTGTTGACCGGTGCCGCGCTGTGGATGTTGCGTGGGCGGCGAGGGCCATTGGCGCTCATCGGGGCGGTGCTCGGGTCGTTGCTCGCGGCGTGGCTGGGTATGCGGCTGGGCGTGGTGCTCGCGGCCGGTGCCTACCCGATGCCCGAGAATCCGCAGGCCGGAGATGTTGTCGTGGTGGCACCGAAGCTGAGCAACCTCACGGCGGTGGTGTGTCAACCGCTGGCGGTGGCCTTGGTCTACGGTCTGGCCGCCTCCTGGAACAGCCTCGACGACCTCGGCCGCAGAAGCTGA